A portion of the Caenorhabditis elegans chromosome III genome contains these proteins:
- the aqp-11 gene encoding Aquaporin (Confirmed by transcript evidence) yields MEISGPLTDALIYYLTVILVCEGARHVADHLFDKKGSVHRFIIEFLGTLQVTTTIYENAVIDIYLGRQAFAITLFSTGLIFALCNRTAFCSPLAPIEQYLFGKLRLGELLQTLAAQFTAGYFAFSFARTIWLRAYSTTDAHSYVMGLMESCGFNHPYPIYYHLAIELIGTFIVRHVLTRATSEARDSRVRFVFPALFMAAVFTGTVTFVGDQALDPLVASTLFFGCRGLNFENYMLVYWIAPTIGWMASAYWDSTGEESSKKKAAKEKKAEKKRAKKNE; encoded by the exons ATGGAAATCTCGGGTCCTCTAACGGACGCCTTGATCTACTACCTGACAGTAATCCTCGTGTGCGAAGGTGCTCGCCACGTGGCAGATCACTTATTCGACAAAAAAGGAAGTGTTCATAGGTTTATTATTGAGTTTTTGGGAACTCTTCAAGTGACCACTACTATCTATGAAAATG CCGTAATCGATATATATCTTGGCCGTCAAGCTTTCGCCATCACACTTTTCAGTACGGGTCTCATTTTTGCGTTGTGCAACCGAACTGCATTCTGCAGCCCGCTGGCACCAATCGAACAATATCTCTTCGGAAAATTGAG gctcGGGGAGCTCCTCCAAACTCTTGCCGCTCAGTTCACCGCCGGGTACTTTGCGTTTAGCTTTGCCCGAACAATTTGGCTTCGAGCATACAGTACCACTGATGCCCATTCCTACGTCATGGGACTTATGGAGTCCTGTGGATTCAATCATCCG TATCCAATTTACTATCACTTGGCAATTGAGCTCATCGGAACTTTCATCGTTCGTCACGTATTGACACGCGCCACTTCGGAGGCTCGTGATTCACGAGTCCGATTTGTGTTCCCGGCACTTTTCATGGCTGCTGTTTTTACTGGAA CTGTAACATTTGTTGGAGACCAGGCACTGGATCCACTAGTGGCCTCAACTCTATTCTTCGGATGTCGTGGGctcaattttgagaattatatGCTTGTTTATTGG attGCTCCAACAATTGGATGGATGGCTTCTGCCTATTGGGACTCAACGGGCGAGGAatcttcaaagaaaaaagcggcaaaagaaaagaaggccgaaaaaaaacgggcaaagaaaaatgaatag
- the flp-15 gene encoding FMRF-Like Peptide (Product from WormBase gene class flp;~Confirmed by transcript evidence) produces the protein MQFSTLIRVAVFAVLAIATLADYDDNSVGTIPVAVDLDYFSNYVKKGGPQGPLRFGKRRGPSGPLRFGKRSSFHVAPAAEDVASWYQ, from the exons ATGCAGTTCTCCACGCTTATTCGAGTTGCAGTTTTTGCGGTTTTGGCAATTGCTACACTTGCAG ATTACGACGACAATTCGGTCGGAACAATCCCAGTGGCTGTTGATTTGGACTACTTTTCCAATT acgtaAAGAAAGGCGGACCCCAGGGACCACTTCGATTCGGAAAACGACGTGGACCATCTGGACCTCTCCGTTTTGGAAAGCGATCATCATTCCACGTGGCACCTGCTGCTGAAGACGTCGCGTCGTGGTACCAGTAA
- the dyf-2 gene encoding WD repeat-containing protein dyf-2 (Confirmed by transcript evidence) — protein MSLKLQYRRGEEEHGSGPIIHRWRPNGHTVAVACANNTVIYYDKKGNVIDALNPTGKLIDIAWDKEGDVLAIAVANTGTIYLWDVNSRNTDTVESGATSSKELPTCLAWSPSTPTLVIGNNAGNIVVYNHRTSRRIAVMGKHQRSVTQITVTPEDYVISCSDDNTLSVTTLEGTTVSTTTTNGEPTNMDYGSVNGKGGSGVTMVSVVIGKKILMLAHYNALDEPVNLQFQEKYGNIHSYRWFNDGYILIGFDRGYIISISAHNNEIGSELVSFLEYRGYLASIAVSTSFNKLLTIGDNMVKVRDLDELTTVTMLTEIETEKNLSEIEVTEDGQLVAVSSQSGVLSIFVTKMPTLAASYNNSICYLTNLTQVTVVAEVEKKGSSTLELNIEPTVMGLGPLNLAVANNNTVFFYDYHTPAQMQAAQQLQSTQSAAEKPTIVAAEPINRVEYLSTVTNIQLNYMYAAVNFGSRLRLHRIRNSEDNVSIEFPEANRNATLYSYALTENFLIFTTSNNYIVYFSLSEWAIVSEYRHVVPVRSIFPHPTNVVCCCFDDRLEAMIYSAVDDEVFRLPSVGSSAHYKGAIWETFTIDKNTFAVFDSQNIYVFLLSKQHIQGESVIYVSATRLPHAYVPLSLNKGIVTCLMSNGKLSSVLLDSHKTESVISDKSETVIDDILTRSLLMHRWSTAWKICIHSNDGSHWNQFAMAALLDSDVGMAIKIFREIGDAAMVTALELIETIEEKNLLHAQIYTILSRYDDAEQLYLESSRPMEALNMRRDLLEWPKALVLAETMNPKEIPYLSKEYAQELELTGDHANSLANYEKGVMENPQNLPELQEHNEICQSGIARMAIKTGDLRRGVQLAKQLEGRVVKRDCAIILEQMKQYTEAAQLYEVGLFYDRAAAVCLKANAWAKVGELLDHVKSPKIHIQYGKIMEKEKKYKVAVKCYETGRDYDNQVRLLLDPLNDPDEAVRVVRESRSIEGAKLVAKFFVKLGDYNSAIQFLVMSQCVQEAFELAEKNNAVREYAKAIEQHGNISQALELAEYYNRVNDMFMAAKFYTQAGQYNNAINLLFKNGDDENCVALAVDCGIKSKDKTLNNKLVKFLLGEDGNVKDPAQLFRLYVGLGRTKDAAQTAVVVAQIHQAKGNYRIARDLLFQMHQQLREKMMRIPLDMNKSLMAIHSYIIVKALINRKETLLAARLLIRTCGEIQRFPTHVVPILTSSVVICTQANLKKSAHKFAAQLMTPEYRPKIHEKYKKKIEDIVRKGGNQKDLVEENTPCPICDDLMPAYAMSCDNCKSLVPYCILTGRHIVASDFSRCPHCEMPGFYSEFRKLSILNENCYMCGGDLKGAIPEDAKAYLEKMEQDYK, from the exons ATGTCATTAAAG CTTCAATATCGAAGAGGCGAAGAAGAGCACGGAAGTGGACCGATTATTCATCGATGGAGACCAAATGGGCATACTGTAGCTGTTGCATg CGCCAATAACACGGTCATCTATTACGATAAGAAAGGAAATGTTATTGACGCGTTGAATCCAACTGG AAAACTTATCGACATAGCTTGGGATAAGGAAGGTGATGTACTAGCGATTGCCGTAGCAAATACCGGGACTATTTATCTATGGGATGTGAACTCGCGGAATACAGATACTGTTGAGAGTGGAGCGACCTCTTCAAA AGAGCTCCCAACATGTCTTGCATGGTCCCCAAGTACTCCTACACTGGTAATCGGCAACAACGCAGGAAATATCGTCGTCTACAATCATCGAACGTCTCGGCGGATAGCCGTGATGGGAAAACATCAACGAAGTGTCACACAGATTACAGTAACCCCGGAGGATTATGTAATTTCTTGTAGTGACGATAATACACTTTCAG TAACCACACTGGAGGGCACCACAGTGAGCACAACGACGACAAACGGAGAGCCCACAAATATGGATTATGGTTCCGTGAATGGAAAAGGTGGAAGCGGTGTCACGATGGTCAGCGTGGTTATAGGGAAGAAGATTCTGATGCTCGCGCATTACAATGCTCTCGACGAACCCGTGAATCTTCAGTTTCAGGAGAAATATGGAAATATTCACTCCTATAGGTGGTTTAACGACGGTTATATACTCATCGGCTTTGACCGTGGCTATATAATATCGATTTCGGCACATAACAACGAAATCGGCTCGGAGCTAGTCAGTTTCCTCGAATATCGTGGATATCTGGCTTCTATTGCTGTTAGCACCTCGTTTAACAAGCTTCTCACCATCGGAGACAACAT gGTCAAAGTTCGGGATCTCGACGAGCTTACGACTGTTACTATGCTGACAGAAATTGAAACTGAGAAAA ATCTGAGCGAGATCGAGGTGACCGAAGACGGTCAACTAGTCGCAGTGTCGTCCCAAAGCGGAGTTCTCTCGATATTCGTGACAAAAATGCCAACGCTTGCCGCTTCCTACAACAACTCTATCTGCTACCTGACGAACTTGACACAAGTGACTGTGGTGGCGGAAGTCGAGAAAAAGGGCTCATCGACTTTGGAGCTCAATATTGAACCAACTGTTATGGGATTGGGGCCGTTGAATTTGGCGGTCGCCAATAATAATACCGTGTTTTTCTATGATTATCATACACCTGCGCAGATGCAAGCTGCCCAACAGCTGCAGTCCACTCAATCGGCTGCAGAGAAAC CGACCATAGTTGCCGCGGAGCCCATCAATCGCGTCGAGTACCTCTCCACGGTCACAAACATCCAGCTAAACTACATGTACGCTGCTGTCAACTTTGGGAGCAGGCTCCGCCTGCATCGAATCCGAAATTCCGAGGATAACGTATCAATTGAGTTTCCCGAAGCGAACCGCAACGCGACGCTCTACTCTTACGCTTTgaccgaaaattttctgatttttacgACGAGC AACAACTACATTGTGTACTTTTCACTATCAGAATGGGCTATAGTCAGTGAATATCGTCACGTGGTTCCAGTTCGCTCCATATTCCCGCATCCGACAAATGTCGTGTGCTGCTGCTTCGACGACAGACTAGAAGCTATGATTTATTC CGCAGTTGACGATGAAGTCTTCAGGCTCCCTTCAGTGGGATCCAGTGCTCAT tacAAAGGAGCAATATGGGAGACATTTACAATCGACAAAAACACCTTTGCCGTATTTGACTCTCAGAATATTTACGTGTTTCTTCTGAGCAAACAGCATATTCAAGGAGAATCTGTGATCTACGTTAGCGCGACACGCCTACCTCACGCCTATGTTCCCTTGTCACTGAATAAGGGAATAGTAACATGTCTCATGTCAAATGGAAAACTCTCTTCGGTACTTTTGGACTCTCATAAGACGGAATCGGTTATTTCAGACAAATCGGAGACTGTGATCGATGATATACTCACAAGATCTTTATTGATGCACAG ATGGTCCACAGCGTGGAAAATATGCATTCACTCAAATGACGGATCTCATTGGAATCAGTTTGCAATGGCTGCACTTTTGGATTCCGATGTTGGAATGG CGATCAAAATATTCCGGGAAATTGGAGACGCAGCAATGGTCACCGCGTTGGAGCTCATCGAAACGATCGAAGAGAAAAACTTGCTCCACGCCCAAATTTACACAATTTTGAGCCGATACGACGACGCGGAGCAGTTGTATTTAGAGTCCTCACGGCCAATGGAAGCTCTGAat atgcgcCGTGATCTTCTGGAATGGCCAAAAGCCTTGGTGTTGGCGGAAACTATGAATCCCAAGGAAATTCCGTATTTGTCAAAGGAATACGCACAGGAGTTGGAGTTAAC TGGGGACCACGCGAACTCGCTCGCCAACTACGAAAAAGGGGTTATGGAGAATCCGCAGAATTTACCAGAACTTCAAGAACACAACGAAATTTGTCAGTCTGGAATTGCGAGAATGGCTATAAAAACAGGAGATTTGAGACGTGGAGTTCAGCTGGCAAAACAGTTGGAAGGACGAGTTGTCAAGAGGGATTGTGCGATTATTCTGGAACAAATGAAG CAATACACAGAAGCTGCTCAGCTCTACGAAGTTGGTTTATTCTACGATCGTGCGGCAGCGGTTTGTCTAAAAGCAAACGCGTGGGCAAAAGTCGGCGAGCTCCTAGATCACGTGAAGAGCCCTAAAATTCATATTCAGTACGGGAAGATTAtggagaaggagaagaagtaTAAGGTTGCAGTTAAG TGCTACGAAACAGGACGTGACTACGACAACCAAGTGCGTCTCTTGCTCGACCCGCTAAACGACCCCGACGAGGCTGTCCGTGTGGTCCGGGAGAGTCGGAGCATCGAAGGAGCCAAGCTGGTTGCCAAGTTCTTCGTGAAACTCGGCGACTATAATTCAGCCATCCAGTTTTTGGTAATGTCTCAATGTGTGCAGGAAGCTTTTGAACTTGCCGAAAAGAACAATGCTGTGCGAGAATATGCCAAAGCTATTGAGCAACACGGGAATATAAGTCAAGCTTTGGAACTCGCCGAATATTACAACAGAGTCAATGATATGTTCATGGCAGCGAAATTCTACACACAAGCCGGCCAATACAATAATGCAATAAATCTTCTGTTCAAAAATGGAGATGATGAAAACTGTGTGGCTCTTGCAGTCGACTGTGGGATTAAATCAAAGGATAAGACACTGAATAATAAGCTTGTGAAGTTTCTACTCGGGGAAGATGGAAACGTGAAAGATCCCGCCCAACTGTTCAGGCTTTACGTTGGGCTTGGAAGGACAAAAGACGCTGCTCAAACTGCTGTAGTTGTTGCACAAATACATCAGGCTAAGGGAAACTATCGAATCGCCAGAGATCTCTTGTTCCAGATGCATCAGCAGTTGCGGGAGAAGATGATGAGAATTCCGTTGGATATGAACAAAAGTTTGATGGCGATACACTCTTATATTATAGTGAAAGCGTTGATCAATCGGAAGGAGACTTTGTTGGCTGCCAGGCTGCTTATTAGAACTTGTGGAGAGATACAGAGGTTCCCGACGc atgttGTCCCAATCCTAACCTCATCAGTTGTTATTTGCACACaagcaaatctcaaaaaatcagctCACAAATTTGCGGCTCAACTGATGACTCCCGAGTATCGTccaaaaattcacgaaaaatacaaaaaaaagattgaagaTATAGTGAGAAAAGGTGGAAATCAAAAAGATTTGGTTGAGGAGAACACCCCATGTCCAATATGTGATGACTTAATGCCTGCTTACGCGATGAGCTGTGATAATTGCAAGAGTCTCGTGCCGTACTGTATTCTTACG GGCCGTCACATAGTCGCCAGCGACTTCTCCCGATGCCCCCATTGTGAAATGCCAGGATTTTATTCggagttcagaaaattatcgattttaaatGAGAACTGCTATATGTGTGGCGGCGATTTGAAGGGGGCAATTCCAGAGGACGCAAAAGCCtacttggaaaaaatggaacagGACTATAAATGA
- the sid-2 gene encoding Systemic RNA interference defective protein 2 (Confirmed by transcript evidence), whose amino-acid sequence MPRFVYFCFALIALLPISWTMDGILITDVEIHVDVCQISCKASNTASLLINDAPFTPMCNSAGDQIFFTYNGTAAISDLKNVTFILEVTTDTKNCTFTANYTGYFTPDPKSKPFQLGFASATLNRDMGKVTKTIMEDSGEMVEQDFSNSSAVPTPASTTPLPQSTVAHLTIAYVHLQYEETKTVVNKNGGAVAVAVIEGIALIAILAFLGYRTMVNHKLQNSTRTNGLYGYDNNNSSRITVPDAMRMSDIPPPRDPMYASPPTPLSQPTPARNTVMTTQELVVPTANSSAAQPSTTSNGQFNDPFATLESW is encoded by the exons atgcctcgatttgtatatttttgttttgcattAATAGCTTTACTACCAATCTCATGGACAATGGACGGAATTCTGATAACTGACGTGGAAATCCACGTGGATGTTTGTCAAATATCGTGTAAAGCGAGTAATACGGCTAGCCTATTG ATAAACGATGCTCCCTTCACCCCAATGTGCAACTCTGCGGGagatcaaatatttttcacatataACGGAACTGCCGCAATTTCGGACCTTAAAAATGTGACATTTATATTGGAGGTCACAACTGACACTAAAAACTGCACGTTTACCGCTAATTACACCGGATACTTCACTCCGGATCCCAAGAGCAAGCCATTTCAGTTAGGATTCGCAAGTGCCACGTTGAACCGAGATATGGGAAAGGTAACGAAAACAATCATGGAAGATTCGGGGGAGATGGTGGAACAAGATTTCAGTAATTCAAGCGCAGTGCCAACGCCGGCATCAACCACGCCGTTACCTCAATCAACAGTTGCACATTTGACG ATTGCTTACGTCCACTTACAATACGAAGAAACAAAGACGGTTGTGAATAAAAATGGCGGAGCGGTTGCCGTTGCAGTCATCGAAGGCATCGCCTTGATTGCTATACTTGCATTTTTGGGGTATCGAACTATGGTGAAccataaattgcaaaattcaacAAGGACTAATGGATTGTATGGAtatgataataataatagcTCGCGAA ttACAGTACCAGATGCTATGCGAATGAGTGATATTCCACCACCACGGGACCCGATGTATGCCTCACCTCCAACGCCACTGTCGCAGCCGACGCCGGCAAGGAATACGGTAATGACAACTCAAGAACTCGTGGTCCCGACGGCGAATTCATCG GCCGCACAACCTTCAACAACCTCAAATGGGCAATTCAATGACCCCTTCGCTACATTGGAAAGCTGGTAA